CCACAAAGCTGAGTGTGCCAAGGCATACGCTaggtcctctggctttgtttcCATCGTTCTTCCCTTCTGATAGACATTGACACATTATAAAGCAGGTGAGAGTAAGTGCTAGTTGtgattaaaagaaaactccaatatcctttGACCCACATATATAGACTTGAAATCtaggctgtctccagctttaaattttttcccGTCCCGGAGCATAACTTTGATTTCCTTTGTAAAATGTGTCATTTTCGTGAATTTTATGTAGtcagaagttcagatttttgggacagacgtggtgaaatttttgtctgtcctaaCAGGTAAATTACCATCCCAGgacggagggacaggtcctagagacagccctgatgtAAGATAATATTTTACCAACTGTGCGAAGTTTCTTTCTCTTCTCCAGTGCAAAAAGAGCCTTACCCTTTCAGCCCTGTCTTCCCTCTCCTGGTCTCCCTCTGCACTCGTCCTCCTGGCAGCCTTGAGCGGACTACGGCTTCTCGTTCTCAGCGATCGTTTAAACTGCTCCACACCTGACACCTGTCCTCTCATTGGTGTGTCAGCAACTGGGGAAGCTGGCTCGGCCAATGGCGCGGCTTCTCTCTCAGGACTCGGCTTTCTTGGTGACTGGGTCACTTCTGAGACTGATATGGATGGTTCAGCCATTGTGGGCTCTTTATCAACTACAGTCGAAACAGTTTCTTTACTTCTGGCTTCCACAATTACTGGAGGTTTGGTGATTATTTCTGCTAGTCTTGAAGGTTCGGCATCCTCTTCAACtgacatttcaatgtttttaacTTCTGAAGTTGAAGGCGATGAAGGTTTTACTTGTGGAGAAACTGGCTTCGGTGGCTCATCCAATGATGAGTCGGCTTCCATGGCTGTTGAATGCGTTTCAACCAATCCTGGGGCTTCTTCCATAACCACAGCAGATGGCTCCACCAATGGGATGGCTGCTTCTATAGTTGTCGCCTGCCTCTCAACCAATCCTGGATCTTCTTCCATAACCACAGCAGCGGTTGGCAACTGAGTTGCTGGTTCTTGTGCTTGTAAAGAAAGTTCTGGTCCTTCTTCAGCTGAAAACTTTACCTCCTTAACGACTGTCGATTCAGCTGTTACGGAGATTTCTCCCACGTCTGCTTCGGTTTGTTCGGCTTTAACAGGAGAAACGGGTGCAGGCTGAGGCGTTACGTCCACGGTCGCTGGCTGGGCCGGCATTCTGGCCGTGCTCTCAGGGGTGTCTGGTGGTGTCATCGTTGTAGAGGATAGCAGGAGGCGTACTGGCTTCGGAGGGGAGGGGTATTCTGTGGGAGACAAACAAGGATTATtcagtggatgctatctgaaatgtctgacctttttcaaaatcatatccagttgcttaagtaaggttctatatctatatagtcggtataaccgctctttggcgtaacacactgtatctatatagtcagtataactgcccttcggcgtgacacaccagcttctgtatctgtatctgtgaagctggtataaccgccctttggcctGATTTTGGCCTTAAGATTTATTTAATTGTCACCATATCTGCCAGTGGCCATATTTCACTCCTTGAAACTGTTGTCTGCCCTGAGACAGGGCTAgggaatttcccaagcagcctcTGTAGCatctgctttgcctattgagtcagttagtcaaACTTGACTAAACTTTATGTTTTTCACTTAGGGacaagagatgctgctacagtgagcatTAGTCCAGAAGCCAGAAGTGGTCCATGTGGCCTTGCATTAAGATAACtggttaaaaaaagaaaaaacaggCTGTCACTTTACATTTATCTACATGTTACCCTGCTCATTCAGCAATATTTCTCTTTATGCAAGAGAAAACAAATGAAACTGAATattgcattataagaaaaaaaaaaaactcttctaGTAGAAATGAATTCCCTTAAGCCATCCCATAACCACAGCATCTCACTAAACACCTGGGACAACTGTATTCTTTACCTAACGTTCCTGCAGCTGAACTTGTTTCCATCATTGTTTCTTCTTCTACCACCTCGCTTACAACAGAAGTGGTGGGGAGGGGCGCGCTGCCTCTCTGGAGAGGAGCCCTGGACAAGGTGCCTCCCCACGGAGCCCAGgctaacagacagacacaaacatggGACTGTGTTAGTATCTTGTAACACAAACGATAAAACACACAACATTGTGAAGGATACATGTAAGACTGAAACACACGATAACAGACAGACAAGCGTGGTGCTGTGTTAGTATCTTGTAACACAAACGATAAAACACACAACATTGTGAAGGATACATGTAGGACTGAAACACACgataacagacagacacaagcATGGGACTTTGTTAGTATCTTGTAGCACATACAAATGAAACACACAACATTGTAAAGGATAGGACCGACCCAAACAATATCATTCAGACACAAGCGTGGGACTGTGTTAGTATTTTGTAGCACATACGAAACACACAACATTGTAAAGGATAGGACCGACCCAAACAATATCATTCAGACACAAGCGTGGTACTGTGTTAGTATCTTGTAGCACATACGAATGAAACACACAGCATTGTAAAGGATAGGACCGACCCAAACAATAACAGACACAAGCGTGGTACTGTGTTAGTATCTTGTAACACATACGAATGAAACACACAACTTGTAAAGGATAGGACCGACCCAAACAATAAACAGACACAAGCGTGGTACTGTGTTAGTATCTTGTAGCACATAATATACGAATGAAACACACAACATTGTAAAGGATAGGACCGACCCAAACAATAACAGACACAAGTGTGGTACTGTGTTAGTATCTTGTAACACATACGAATGAAACACACAACTTGTAAAGGATAGGACCGACCCAAACAATAACAGACACAAGTGTGGTACTGTGTTAGTATCTTGTAACACATATATACGAATGAAACACACAACTTGTAAAGGATAGGACCGACCCAAACAATAATAGACACAAGTGTGGTACTGTGTTAGTATCTTGTAACACGTACAAATGAAACACACAACATTGTAAAGAATAGGGCAGACCCACACGATATCAGACAGACACAACTGTGGTGCATTCAAATAGGACACAAAAGAAATTGTAAGAGAAAGATGCAGTGCAATTGTCCCTTTATCACTCCCAAGATGATAAGACTTTGACTGTTCCAAACTTGCTACTGCAAGCCTGTGTTAAGAGTTAGTACGAGTAACAGGTTACTTACCTGGCACAGGTTCTGAGTGAATTGTTTCCTCACCACTGAAGAATTCATATTACTTGGACTGTTCCAAACTTCTGTCGTAAGCCCGACTGCTAACAGTTAGAAAGAGTAACTTGGGCCTCACCTGACCCAGGTTGTGAGGAAACAGTCTTCTCACCACCCCCCTGGTTAAAATAACTTTGACTATTCCAAACTTGCTGTTGTAAGCCTGGTGAGTCGAGAGTAAGATGATGTAACAGGATCCTCACCTGAAGCAGGTTCTGAGGGTACAGTCTTCTCACCACCCCCCTGGTTAAAATAACTTTGACTATTCCAAACTTGCTGTTGTAAGCCTGGTGTGTCGAGAGTAAGATGATGTAACAGGATCCTCACCTGAAGCAGGTTCTGAGGGTACAGTCTTCTCACCACCCCCCTGGTTAAAATAACTTTGACTAGTCCAAATTTGCTGGTGTAAGCCTGGTGTGTCGAGAGTAAGATGATGTAACAGGATCCTCACC
The window above is part of the Branchiostoma floridae strain S238N-H82 chromosome 14, Bfl_VNyyK, whole genome shotgun sequence genome. Proteins encoded here:
- the LOC118430823 gene encoding proteoglycan 4-like; protein product: MEAVPEEEVAMEIMEVDEEITFNLSRGDGLAGEEEEEDTQEFEVTKPPSPPKPPSPTKPPSPVRQLSPGLYPALPRAAPAEPSPIRAPLYPDLSPTYREPGGGEETVPSEPVSAWAPWGGTLSRAPLQRGSAPLPTTSVVSEVVEEETMMETSSAAGTLEYPSPPKPVRLLLSSTTMTPPDTPESTARMPAQPATVDVTPQPAPVSPVKAEQTEADVGEISVTAESTVVKEVKFSAEEGPELSLQAQEPATQLPTAAVVMEEDPGLVERQATTIEAAIPLVEPSAVVMEEAPGLVETHSTAMEADSSLDEPPKPVSPQVKPSSPSTSEVKNIEMSVEEDAEPSRLAEIITKPPVIVEARSKETVSTVVDKEPTMAEPSISVSEVTQSPRKPSPEREAAPLAEPASPVADTPMRGQVSGVEQFKRSLRTRSRSPLKAARRTSAEGDQEREDRAERL